Part of the Bacteriovorax sp. BAL6_X genome, AACAGTGACGGGGCCTAAGGAAGATTAAATTAGATTAGAGCCAATTGCGCTCTTGGTAATCCTTAGCTGTCATTTCAATGGTATCCTTCAAGTTGTAATTTGGAATAAAGCCTAGGCCCTTAATCTTTGAGTTGCTACAAAGCCAGGCGTCTTGTTCTAGTTCATTAATCTTATCCCCTGTAAGAGGTAAGTGAATTGGAAGAGTATAGATAATCCCTGCTACAATCCTTAGAAACCAAATAGGTAGGGCCATAAACATGACCTTCTTAATACCAAGTGCAGCTGAAATTTCATTGATTAGCTCTTCAAACGTTACTTCATCAATAGATGTCACAAAGTATGTTTCTTTATAAACTTCTGTCTTTGTTTGCGAGGCACAAAGTATAATCGCATCCACTAGATCAAAGACATTAACGACGCTATATTTCTTCTTTTTAAAATTAAGTCCAGGGCCAGTAACAATTCGACCTTTTACCATTTTAAAGACATCAAGAACAGCACTGTCACGAGGGCCGATAACCATAGGTGGACGAATTATTGTCGTATTCCAACTCTTTGGTGAAAGCTTGTTAACAGCGTTTTCGGCGGCCAGCTTAGAGTGGCCATAGGCAGAGACTGGTAAACAATCGATGCTTTCGTCTATTAGTTGTGCAGAAGGGCCAGCGGCAGCTTGAGAAGAGATAAGCATAAAGTGAAGATTTTCATATTTATCTTTTAAGGCCTTAATTAAAATTTCAGTTGCGAGATGATTAGTTTTTGCAAAGGTAAGTGAATGTTTTGCAGATACAACACCGGCCGTATGGATTATACAGTCGATATCTTGTGGAAGTCTCTTTACCCAAGATTTAATTGATTCTTCTTCAAGGTTGCCTTTGATATATTCACCAGGTAGTTCTAGTCTCTCTGCCTTTTGAGGACTTCTTACAAGGGCAAAAACCTCATGACCTTGTTGAGTTAACTTTTCACATAGATGTGAGCCGACAAAACCTGTTGCACCAGTAACTAAAACTTTCATTATAACTCTTTTTGAAAAATTCGATATGTGCGATATGGAACCGCGTTCATGCGAATGAGTGGTTTATTCATATTAAGATTATCTTCTAATATCCAACTCATCTCTACATTCTTATATTTTTTATATTGCTTAATATTCTCATGGCATCTGTAATACAGAATTGATTCAAGTCCATATAAACGGTACTTCTTTTTCACACCCATTGTAATGACGCGAACACCGTCGATAAGTTTTGGCGCGCGAAGGACTTGAAAGATTCCTTTTGGAAATAGCTTTCCATCTGGAATTTTGTGTAGCACTTGATTGAAGTCGGGGAGACAAACAATAAAACCGGCCACTTCTCCATTAACTAAAGCAAAGAGAATCAGTTTTTCATCTGCAACAGTTTTTAGATCTGCGGCCATGGCATAGAACTCATCTTTTGTCATTGGAACAAAGCCCCAGTTCTGCTCCCACGCATCGTTATAGATGCTGTACATTAAATCAATTTCTTTCGTCCAGTTCTTCTTTGAAACTGTTCGATAAGTAATATTGGCCTTCTCTTCGGCCCTAAGTGCTACTTTCTTGATCACCTCTGGCATCTCGAAGTCACTTTTCATATGATACGCCAAAAGATCCTTTGCTTTTGTGAAGCCAAGCTCATTTAAGTATTGGTGATAGTACTCATAATTGTACATCATCATAAGTACAGGTATCTCGCTATGTCCCTTAATCAGTGTTCCACACTCATAGTTTGTCGAAGGGTTAAATGGCCCTACAAACTTTTTTAGGCCTAATGACTTGGTCCATTCCATTGCCGAATTAAAGAGTGCTTTAAAAACTTCAATATCTTCGATGGCCTCAAAAAAGCCCCAATGGCCTTCTTGCGTATGGTGGAATTGATTATAGTTGTGATTATTGATGGCCATGATTCGGCCAACATCTTTTCCATCTTTAATTGCAATATAGAAAGCACATTGTGCAGTTTGATAGAATGGATGTTTTTGACTAAAGAGCTTATTGAGTTCCATACGAAGTTGTGGAACCCAATATTTATCTTCTTTGTAGACATTAAATTGGACATCTATAAATCTTTTGCGGGCCTTTTTATCGTTTAAAATATCAACTTTCTCGATATAAATGGCCATAGATTTATCTCCTTAAAATTTAACTATTGTCCCATTGTTGAAGGGATATCAAACTCTTTCTTCGCTCTTGCAAATACTTCTAGAACTTTTGATAATTCACTCTTGTTATGAGTGGCCATATAGCTAGTTCTAATTAACGCTTCACCTTTAGGTACTGCTGGTGGCACAACTGGAGTTGCGAAAACACCATTTTCACTTAGGAATTTTGTCACAAGCATTGATTTAACATCATCACCTATGAAAATAGGGATAATTGGAGTTTGAGAATTATAAGTATAGAAACCAATTTCTTGAAAACCGTTTCTCATAAATTTAACATTATCCCAAAGACGCTCATGGATTGTGTCATCAGAGTTGATCACGTCAATACAGGCCGACACTGTTGCAACTGCAGAAGGCGCCATTGAAGCTGAGAACATAAATGATCTTGCTAGGTGCTTCACATAGTTGATAGTTTCAGCATCACCTGAAAGTACACCACCAATCGATGCGAATGACTTCGAGAAAGTTCCCATATTCAAATGAACCTTATCTGTTACTCCAAAGTGGTTCATTGTTCCAGCGCCCTTATCTCCCATAACACCGATACCGTGGGCATCGTCTACGTAAATATAAGCACCATATTTTTCGGCAAGCCTAACCATTTCCGGAAGGTTTGCAATATCACCAGTCATCGAGAAGACACCGTCAGCTACGATAATAACTTTTTGAAAGCGGTCAATATTTGCTTCTAGCTGTTCTTCGAGGGACTCCATATCATTGTGACGATATTTGAAAGTCGTTCCCATTGCTAAGCGAGAAGCATCAATGATAGATGCATGATTTTCTGAATCAAAGAGCATACAGTCTCTTGGCCCACATACTGCTGAAAGAGCACCAAGGTTTGTTTGCATACCTGTAGAGAAAATAAGGGCCTTCTCATGTCCTAAATAGCGAGCAAGCTTCTCTTCAAGTTCTTCGTGTATGGTTAAGTTACCATTTAGGAAACGCGAGCCTGTACATCCTGTTCCATATTTTTCGATGGCCTTGATGGCCGCTTCTTTTACATGTGGGTGATGTGTAAGGCCTAGGTAGTTATTTGAGCCGATCATGATTTGATCTTTTCCATCAATTTTAACTATTGTTCCTTCTGAATCACCAATTTGGCGGAAAAAAGGGTAAAGATCTTTTGACTTTAGCATTGCTGCTTTGTCCATTAGACGGTCAGCTGCGCTAGAGAATTTAAGGGCCATATTTCACATCTCATTCGATTAGTATTAATAATAGAGGTAGGTTTGAATTTAGCCAGTATACATTGACAAGTCAACAAATTATGCGCACAGTGACAGTAGCTATGGTATTTAAATTATTCACTTTGAAAACATGCATCATATTCATTCTATTAACTATTGGTGTCTCGTGTCAGAGCAGGACTAATCAGGATGAAACAACTCAAGTCGAAGTTTCTGACTGGGAGCCTCCATGTGATTTAAATTCACTCTGTGGACGAAAAGAAATTTTAAGCTCTTTAAATGGGCCTATTGAATATCGACAATCCCTTGTAAGTATTTTAAATCTTTCAAAAGAGAGCTTTCAAAAATATCAGCTACACTACGCAGATTATATATACTACATCTGTGGAAAGCTTATTTCTGTAGGAGGATGCTCTTATTTGTCATTAGAACAAGCCGATTTGTCCCCTGAGCAAATTGAGCTATACTTCATCGCCATGGCCAATTGTCATCATTATAAATGCTATGATTATTTTCAAGGCTCACGACATAAGTTTTTAAAGCTGGCCAATTCTTCACAGTCGCTTAAGGCCAAGAAGTCTTTTTACTTAATGGCCATTAAACTCCCTAGACCTTGGTTTGAAAAATCTGGTGACTTAAGAATGTATATTCATTTACTTGAGAAGAATGGAGAAAAAATTGAATATAAAGATCTTGGAGCGTTAATCAGTGCGATTCCAAACCATGAAGTCCTTAAGGATTTTGTTGCAAGGAACTTCTTTAAGATAGACTCTCACAAGTCCGGTGTCTCTGTTTATCTCGCCCGCTACCAAGAAGGATGGCATGATCGTAATTACAAACGGTTTTTAAATAAGAATGTGAAAGATGAAGACATTAGTGCTTTTCTTCTTAGTATGCCTATTGGCTGTCCAAAGCTTAAAACGATTCTAGCTTTTAAGGATCACTTCTCGCAGGGGAATGAGAGGGTGCTAAAAGATATTCTTAAGCAAGACGAGCTTAATACTTATTTTAAGGAATTAAAGCTTAAAGAGAATGTAGACTCTAAGTGCCTTTCTTCATTGCCGCCTGCTTCCTAAGCTCTTCACCGCGGGCCTCTGAATTAATTGAAAGAACGAGATCTTCTTCAACTTCCTTATCCATATTCATAAATGCAATACCAATACCCATTGGTGTCTCTTCATTATTTTCAATAGGCCAAGTAGCTGCAACTTTAGCTTGAGGTATTTCAAATCTTTTTGATGCAAGTCTTACGGTTGCATTATCAAAGATTGATTCTTTCTTGAATTTATCAACGAAATCTTTTGGACAATTAAAGCTGATACCACCAGCTGAAATATCGTTGCAATCAAAGACATTATCTTCGATTTTTATCTGAATAGGGATGTAAGCATTTGCATGTAAACGGTAGTTAGACCTTTGCTGACTCTTGTAGACTGGACGGTCAACTTTTAACTTATAGACTTCTTCTGCTGGAAGAAAGCTTAAGAATGAACTTGAAAACAAAATAACTGATTTAAACTTAATTTTTAGAAGAACTTCGCTATCCTTGTTTTTTGAACCGGCGAGTTTCGCAATGAGGCTTGCGTCAAAATCAAGAGTGAATTCGAGATCATTTTCATTAAATGACTTAATTTTGAAGCTTTCCACTTTATCTTTTTCTTGTCCCTTACGCCAGATTTCAATGATTAATCCATCGCTTAGGGCCCTTTTTAAAAAACTTATCTTCTCTTCAAAGGGTATTTCTGAGAAATAAAATTTCTTATTCGCATCCATCAAGTTCTCACTTTAATAATATCTAAATTAATTTAAGTGTTTAATATTAAATATATTCTAATCAAAGTTTTCATTCAGTTCAAATTGTGGCAAATTCTACAAATAAATACTCAAAATTATAGGAAATAACGAGGTATATATGAAAAGCGAAACTCCTGTGGTCAAGTATTTGGCGGACTATAAAGCGCCAACTCACAAAATCGAAACTGTGGAATTAGAATTTCACTTAGACGATACAAAAACTCAAGTATATTCAAAGATGGAAGTCGTGCCGGTAAATGGCCAAACTCTTGAACTTAATGGTGAAGAGTTAATTCTGAAGTCTGTTAAAGTTAACGGTGAAGAGTTTAAAATCTTCAACGAGGAAAAAGAGATTCTAACTCTTTCAGCTCTTCCAACAGAAAAGTTTACTTTAGAAATTCACAATGAAATTAATCCAAAGGCCAACACTGCACTTGATGGTTTATATAAATCAGGTGGAATGTTTTGTACGCAAAACGAGCCAGAAGGTTTTAGAAGAATTACTTACTTTATCGATCGCCCAGATAACTTAAGTATTTTTACAACGAAGATTGTTGCAGATAAGAAAGACTACCCATTCCTACTTTCAAACGGA contains:
- a CDS encoding NAD(P)-dependent oxidoreductase; the protein is MKVLVTGATGFVGSHLCEKLTQQGHEVFALVRSPQKAERLELPGEYIKGNLEEESIKSWVKRLPQDIDCIIHTAGVVSAKHSLTFAKTNHLATEILIKALKDKYENLHFMLISSQAAAGPSAQLIDESIDCLPVSAYGHSKLAAENAVNKLSPKSWNTTIIRPPMVIGPRDSAVLDVFKMVKGRIVTGPGLNFKKKKYSVVNVFDLVDAIILCASQTKTEVYKETYFVTSIDEVTFEELINEISAALGIKKVMFMALPIWFLRIVAGIIYTLPIHLPLTGDKINELEQDAWLCSNSKIKGLGFIPNYNLKDTIEMTAKDYQERNWL
- a CDS encoding pyridoxal phosphate-dependent aminotransferase family protein, encoding MALKFSSAADRLMDKAAMLKSKDLYPFFRQIGDSEGTIVKIDGKDQIMIGSNNYLGLTHHPHVKEAAIKAIEKYGTGCTGSRFLNGNLTIHEELEEKLARYLGHEKALIFSTGMQTNLGALSAVCGPRDCMLFDSENHASIIDASRLAMGTTFKYRHNDMESLEEQLEANIDRFQKVIIVADGVFSMTGDIANLPEMVRLAEKYGAYIYVDDAHGIGVMGDKGAGTMNHFGVTDKVHLNMGTFSKSFASIGGVLSGDAETINYVKHLARSFMFSASMAPSAVATVSACIDVINSDDTIHERLWDNVKFMRNGFQEIGFYTYNSQTPIIPIFIGDDVKSMLVTKFLSENGVFATPVVPPAVPKGEALIRTSYMATHNKSELSKVLEVFARAKKEFDIPSTMGQ
- a CDS encoding PilZ domain-containing protein; its protein translation is MDANKKFYFSEIPFEEKISFLKRALSDGLIIEIWRKGQEKDKVESFKIKSFNENDLEFTLDFDASLIAKLAGSKNKDSEVLLKIKFKSVILFSSSFLSFLPAEEVYKLKVDRPVYKSQQRSNYRLHANAYIPIQIKIEDNVFDCNDISAGGISFNCPKDFVDKFKKESIFDNATVRLASKRFEIPQAKVAATWPIENNEETPMGIGIAFMNMDKEVEEDLVLSINSEARGEELRKQAAMKKGT